The Atlantibacter hermannii genomic interval AGGACGGCACTATTCAGCGGGGCATCCGCTTTGTTGTGACGATGACTCGCAGGTTATGCAAATTTTTCTCAAATGCATTATTGATACAACGTTGTGTGTACGCAGAGCGTATTCAGAACAGGCTCGCGCCCTTAAACCCAGGCGTGTGTGACACACTACGGTTAATGGGGCACCGTTTTGCGCGGCGAGGGAGTCATGATGATTAACGCGCTACAAAGAATAAGCCTGCGCAAATTCCGGCCTTAAAAACGTTTCCAAAAACTTTTTGAAGTTATTTATAAATATCTTTACGTGTCATGACAGAGTGAGCGGAAATTCAGCTGATAAATATGACTGAGATCAAAGAGCTGAATTTTGAGTTTTTATTACCTTTATTTCATTCAGAAATTCCTTATGGGATATATCAGGAAGCATGCCCCGGCATGCAATGAAATGGAGAAGAGTAGTAATGAAAAAGAAACTTATTGCGCTGTTATGCGGCGCACTATTTTCCACCACCACGCTGACCGCTGCTGAAGCCTGTACGCGCGTGACCTTCTTTACCAACGATAATGTGGTAGTCACCGGGCGAAATATGGACTGGGATAAAGACGATATTATGAAAGTTCATATCTTCCCGCGCAACGTTCAGCGGCAAAGCGACGGTAATAATCCTTTTCCTGGGAAGTAAAATATGGCAGCGTGGTGGCGTATTCGTTTAATGGCAACTTTGCCAACTCGGGGATGAATGAAAAAGGGCTACAGGCTGATTTATTATATCTGGGCGAGACGCGCTATGATGACACCTCGCTGAAAGAAAAATCGATAGCCGCCAGAAAGTTAATTCAATACATTCTGGACAACTTCGCGACCGTTGAAGAAACCAAAAAAGCGTTAGAGACTAAGCCGTTACACATTATTGATGGCAACCCATCCATGGGGCTGCACTTCATCGTCACCGATCCGCACGGTGATAATATGATTCTGGAAATCATCAACGGTGAATTAGTATTCCACTCCCGCAGCGGCAATGTGGTCATGACCAACGATCCAAATTATGAGGTCATGACGAAGATTTATGATTATTACAAGGAAAAAGATTTATCGAGAAATATGCCGGGCTCACCGGGCTCTGTCGACCGTTTTATGCGGGCAGCCGGGTGGCTGGAACAACTCAGCAATGACAAAAACGAGGCGTTTATTAAGCTGGTTCCGGGTGAAGAATTTGCCATGCAGGCGCGAATGAGCGTGCTTTCATTAATGCGAAATGTTTCCACGCCATTCGCCATCTCGACCGAGAAAAACCCGGAAAACAGTACCACCGTATGGCGCGAAGTGAGCGATCTGAATAATAAAGTCATGATGTTCGATTTAGCCGGCTCGCCTTCGACAGTGTGGATCGATCTTAAACAAATCGATTTTAGCCAGGGCGAAAAAGTATTCAGCCTGTCGGATGGCAAAATTAATCAGGGCGATATTACCCATCTGTTTACCGCGCCAGAAAAGGAATCCGTTCCGGGCTCGTAAATTATCCTTTTGACCTCAACACCGTGACCCGCGAAAAGGCTAACGCAAGGAAGCCGGGTTAACGGAGGCAAAAAAAAACCGCACACGGCCCTGCGCCGTGTGCGGTTGCAGCGTGAATTCACGCTTAACGATGCCAGTAACAGCTGATACCCAGGTACTTATTGAATGCTTCCTGCAACACCGCCCCGGTGGCGGAGTGGTTCATGGCGACATGGTGCTCGAAACCGTTGTTGCAGACCCACGAAAGGAGATTTTCCAGATGAGG includes:
- a CDS encoding choloylglycine hydrolase — encoded protein: MVAYSFNGNFANSGMNEKGLQADLLYLGETRYDDTSLKEKSIAARKLIQYILDNFATVEETKKALETKPLHIIDGNPSMGLHFIVTDPHGDNMILEIINGELVFHSRSGNVVMTNDPNYEVMTKIYDYYKEKDLSRNMPGSPGSVDRFMRAAGWLEQLSNDKNEAFIKLVPGEEFAMQARMSVLSLMRNVSTPFAISTEKNPENSTTVWREVSDLNNKVMMFDLAGSPSTVWIDLKQIDFSQGEKVFSLSDGKINQGDITHLFTAPEKESVPGS
- a CDS encoding Penicillin V acylase and related amidases, giving the protein MKKKLIALLCGALFSTTTLTAAEACTRVTFFTNDNVVVTGRNMDWDKDDIMKVHIFPRNVQRQSDGNNPFPGK